One Bombus fervidus isolate BK054 chromosome 7, iyBomFerv1, whole genome shotgun sequence genomic region harbors:
- the LOC139989219 gene encoding Na(+)/H(+) exchange regulatory cofactor NHE-RF3, whose protein sequence is MSSFKGDKIPCARLCHIIKWDDFDGYGFNLHAEKGKNGQFIGKVDDGSPSQAAGLRQGDRIIEVNEINIANETHKQVVERIKAFPNETKLLVVDQEADEYFRANNIVIKGTMANVKVNKTPEKNPNSIEQEELNGSNVSTDENAHKSSGSNDTSHSESSTLTASATRTSNRSENENESEREESGRENGNGNIRNETTMAHVHDTGNGSVTGNEPRQGLNLKMSAKELRAQLAARKKYDPKKESIGFKDKFDIVQKL, encoded by the exons ATGTCTTCCTTCAAGGGTGATAAGATTCCGTGTGCACGACTTTGCCATATCATCAAGTGGGATGATTTTGACGGCTATGGGTTCAATCTACACGCGGAAAAAGGCAAGAACGGTCAATTTATCGGTAAGGTGGACGATGGTTCTCCTAGTCAGGCTGCTGGTTTGCGACAAGGTGATCGAATCATCGAAGTTAACGAGATCAACATCGCGAACGAGACCCACAAGCAGGTTGTTGAACGCATAAAGGCCTTTCCCAATGAGACGAAACTACTGGTGGTCGACCAAGAGGCCGACGAATATTTCAGGGCCAACAACATCGTTATCAAGGGCACCATGGCGAACGTCAAGGTGAACAAGACTCCAGAGAAGAACCCGAATAGtatcgaacaagaagagcTCAACGGCAGCAATGTCTCCACGGATGAG aacgCGCATAAATCGAGTGGATCGAACGACACTTCGCACAGTGAGAGCAGCACACTGACGGCAAGTGCGACGAGAACTTCGAACAGGAGCGAGAACGAGAACGAGAGCGAACGTGAGGAGTCTGGCCGAGAGAACGGGAACGGGAACATCAGGAACGAGACGACGATGGCGCACGTGCACGATACCGGAAACGGCAGCGTCACCGGTAACGAGCCACGACAGGGTCTGAACCTGAAGATGAGCGCCAAAGAACTCAGAGCCCAGCTGGCTGCGCGCAAGAAATACGATCCGAAGAAAGAATCGATCGGTTTCAAGGACAAGTTTGACAtcgtacaaaaattataa